TCACCACATTTctgattcaagaaatgtTATTAATCTCGAACAATTCAAATGCATGAAAAGAGAGCAGTTTCCTCAATAATTTTGTCTTGCTGACAAATGTTTATAAACTTGTGTACTTTATTCTAAGAGAAAGAACTTACTTACCGTGCATTATGTCAAGACATGACACTTTGATTTATAGGCCTGAAAATCCATGGAAAAGGGTTGATATCCTACTTTTTGTAGACTCCTTGAACTCTTTATCAGGTAATCTAAGCCAATGATTCATTTCGTTTGGTAGCTCCGTAAGATTTTGGAATAAACATGGgataatttgaattgtAGGTTTATTCGAtggaaattcaataaaccTTTTACTATAGGAAAGTTCCCCCGTAAAATTGCCTTCAGGAGTTTTAAATCTCTCTGTATCCTCCAAAAATAACCACTTGAATAAGTCGCGCCTGTGGATGTCTTTAACTTTGCCAGATAACGTTCGGTAGTACTTTACCGgattattcaaaaatacaAATGGCTCATTGGGTATACTCAACAATTGGTTGGGATATCTTCTTCCagtatttgaatataaGATATCTAgcgttttcttcaaatctggTTTCTCCTCTGAAGATATAGGGGTGGTTAATTTTGAATAATCAGGTCCTGTTTCCGGATCGACCACGTAACCACGAATATTTGTAATGAGCTTAGCAAGTTTGACTTTGTCCGGAGAACATATAGCCAAATCAAGCTTCAACGGGAGTGCAGTTGGTTTTATGAACTTCTCATTCGGCTTCTCATACAAGACATCACCAAACCTGGATATATCAGCCAGAAGCTTATCGATGGCTAACGACGCATCAATCCTCTTTGCTTGACTAAGTCGAAGGAATAATCGACAGAAAATTGTATCTTCCCTGATAATGCGCTGCAGATGCGCCGTCCTCATACTTGCAACTATCAACACGTATATCGCTAACCGCTAGCAACACACCTGCCCTTAAAGTACGAGTGATCGCAGCACTGTTAAGTAGTAAAATGGTAATGCAAAATTAAAAGTAAATTTATTTACATGAACAAAATAGATAGGGTAGATAAAACATAATATAACATTaaaatgaaagagaaagTGGGTACGATGTGAGCTTGACTCTGACAATCAAAAGTAGAAATCCAACCGAGGTATACAATACGCGGGGGGAAGTCCTGTCGAGCTCTACTTTCAAAAGCCTCAAACGGCAATTTCAAACAGGCAAAGCGATATAATTCCCCGCCTTCCGTTGTTTACCTCCTCCCTCTCTTCATTCTTAGCttaagaagaaattcattTGAATTGCTTCTTAATGAAGTGCCAGATCAATGGAGACAACCATAAAGCGGCAGCTGCGTAAGCAGCGTTAGTCAAAGTCTGGTTGGATTGCTGTTGATGcaatcttttttcttcttcagattgTTGCTGAGGTAGGCCAAACATTATTATTGATTGTATTTCTGATATACGTCACAATCTTTTTTAACTGGTTAGACTGCGCTAATAACTATACCAATAGATAGTGATATAATGCACTCATGCAGCAGCAAAACATGTTTGTGCATACTCAAATATTCTACAATGTatttgattccaaatctttaaattttggaaatttcaCATCACTTGGTACGTCAGTGTCACAAGACACGGATTTGAAGCCTTCATGAAATTTACAATTCTGTCAATAGAGAAAGAGCATCAAGCTAAAAGACAACTTAGGTGATAGGAGGTTACTCGCCGTGACTGTAAGGGACATCTCAGTAGGAAACTTGTTTGGATTGGAAATTAGAGTGTGATTCTAAGTTTGAATTCGAAACgagtattttttttttctgtttgttcGCTTGAATCAAGGAAAGGGAGAGAAACACATATATTAAGTGACAATGAGCGATACTGAGCGTAGCTTGTCAGCAGACAAGAAATCAGATACTGAACTTGAAACGCCAGCTTTGAGCAATGTGGATCCTCAAGAAAGGACGAGAAAGCACATTGAAGCGACTGCTGAATCTGATTCCGATGCAGATTTAGACCCGGCTCTTGGAAACGGATTACCTGCtcatgatgatgatgaagagacAGGATCTCGTCCCGTGTTGGATGAAGCAACCAGGAAGCGTCAGGATTTGGAAGCCAGGATGGATCAGATTTTACACaagccaaagaaaaagcgTACCAGAagagatgaagatgatttggaacaaatgCAAGACGAACGTATTTTAAGGTTAAAGGATGAAATGAATATTGCGGCTCAAAAGGATATAGATACACTGAATGAAAGATTGGAAACGGGTGATACGAAACTAGTGGCCATGGAGAAAGTGAAACTGCTACCTAAAGTAGTGAAAGTTTTATCAAAAGTGAATCTAGCGGATACAATTTTGGATAATAATCTCTTGCAGAGTGTAAGGATCTGGCTTGAACCCTTACCAGATGGATCATTGCCTGCATTTGAGATTCAAAAATCGTTATTCGCGGCCTTGGATAACTTACCTATTAAAACAGAGCATTTGAAGGAAAGTGGTCTAGGCAGAGTTGTCATATTTTATAGCAAGTCTAAGAGGGTCGAACAAAAGCTAGCTCGTTTGGCTGATAAATTGGTCGCTGAATGGACAAGACCTATCATCGGTGCATCAGATAACTATAGGGATAAGAGAGTTCTGAAACTAGAGTTTGATGTAGAAAAGCATAGGAAGAAGACTATCCTTGATACTGCcaaatcgaagaagaagagaagtAAGAGAATGGAAGTCGATGAAGAGAAGTATAAATCATCTTATGAACAAGCTGCTGCTAGAAGAAATAGAGCTGCTGCGCCCGCACAAACTACCACCGACTACAAGTATGCTCCAATCAGTAATATTGATGCTGTGAATAGAAATGCTGGAGTGGGTACTTCCGTTGATAGTAGTGAACTATACAAAAGGCTAAATTCTAAACTAAGCGGAAACAAGCACAAGAGATCCAAATAAGATGGAGATTTCCTTTCCCAAAATTCATGAGCGAATGATGAGTCAACGATACATCAAGTTTTATAAATAAACGGTGTAGTAATTAAGTTTAATCTCTAATATTTTTCAGAGCAAAGGGACCATCTTCCTGAACTTCATACGTTTAATTTGTGGTGCAAAAAGATTATATCTAAAGCATTTTCTTTATACTATGTAATGTAATGAAACTAGGAAAATACCGTTGTACATATAGTTATGTTGTTAAAACAAAGTAAATATAGAGCATTAATTTGTTTATGAAATCTGTTTAAGATCTTGgcttttccttcttttccttccACAAAGCTAGCAAGGAGACACCGGAAACCTTAACGACCTTGAATCTGACACCTGGGATATCACCCTTAGCCTTACCCTTTCTACCGAAACCGGCCAATAAGACTTCGTCGTTTTCATCGACAAAGTTCAAACAACCATCGTTAGGAACGAAAGCAGTAACCTTCTTACCGttcttgatcaattggACTCTGACACACTTTCTAATGGCAGAGTTAGGTTGCTTGGATTCAATACCGATCTTTTCCAAAACGATACCCTTAGCGTGAGAAGAACCACCGAATGGAGAGGACTTGAAGGCAGTACCTAGTAATCTCTTCTTGTAAGTGGTTTCGGCCCAACGGCTGTacaaataaaac
The genomic region above belongs to Kluyveromyces lactis strain NRRL Y-1140 chromosome B complete sequence and contains:
- the MSS18 gene encoding Mss18p (weakly similar to uniprot|P08593 YPR134W Nuclear encoded protein needed for efficient splicing of mitochondrial COX1 aI5beta intron; mss18 mutations block cleavage of 5' exon - intron junction; phenotype of intronless strain suggests additional functions); amino-acid sequence: MRTAHLQRIIREDTIFCRLFLRLSQAKRIDASLAIDKLLADISRFGDVLYEKPNEKFIKPTALPLKLDLAICSPDKVKLAKLITNIRGYVVDPETGPDYSKLTTPISSEEKPDLKKTLDILYSNTGRRYPNQLLSIPNEPFVFLNNPVKYYRTLSGKVKDIHRRDLFKWLFLEDTERFKTPEGNFTGELSYSKRFIEFPSNKPTIQIIPCLFQNLTELPNEMNHWLRLPDKEFKESTKSRISTLFHGFSGL
- the TOM5 gene encoding Tom5p (similar to uniprot|P80967 Saccharomyces cerevisiae YPR133W-A TOM5 Small mitochondrial outer membrane protein crucial to a binding relay for the import of proteins into mitochondria; subunit on the outer mouth of the TOM channel that accepts precursors from the receptors Tom20p and Tom22p), with the translated sequence MFGLPQQQSEEEKRLHQQQSNQTLTNAAYAAAALWLSPLIWHFIKKQFK
- the SPN1 gene encoding transcription factor SPN1 (similar to uniprot|Q06505 Saccharomyces cerevisiae YPR133C IWS1 Protein that interacts with Spt6p and copurifies with Spt5p and RNA polymerase II probable transcriptional elongation factor metazoan homologs contain an acidic N terminus mutations in the gene confer an Spt-phenotype) is translated as MSDTERSLSADKKSDTELETPALSNVDPQERTRKHIEATAESDSDADLDPALGNGLPAHDDDEETGSRPVLDEATRKRQDLEARMDQILHKPKKKRTRRDEDDLEQMQDERILRLKDEMNIAAQKDIDTLNERLETGDTKLVAMEKVKLLPKVVKVLSKVNLADTILDNNLLQSVRIWLEPLPDGSLPAFEIQKSLFAALDNLPIKTEHLKESGLGRVVIFYSKSKRVEQKLARLADKLVAEWTRPIIGASDNYRDKRVLKLEFDVEKHRKKTILDTAKSKKKRSKRMEVDEEKYKSSYEQAAARRNRAAAPAQTTTDYKYAPISNIDAVNRNAGVGTSVDSSELYKRLNSKLSGNKHKRSK
- the RPS23B gene encoding 40S ribosomal protein uS12 (uniprot|Q875M3 Kluyveromyces lactis KLLA0B11231g RPS23) yields the protein MGKGKPRGLNSARKLRVHRRNNRWAETTYKKRLLGTAFKSSPFGGSSHAKGIVLEKIGIESKQPNSAIRKCVRVQLIKNGKKVTAFVPNDGCLNFVDENDEVLLAGFGRKGKAKGDIPGVRFKVVKVSGVSLLALWKEKKEKPRS